The following are encoded together in the Flavihumibacter fluvii genome:
- a CDS encoding YdcH family protein — MDKHYLLNEFPEQKEKIQELKVSDAHFKKLYEEYNAVNHEVERIENGLEPTSDVFLNDLKLKRVTLKDELYGMLEKG, encoded by the coding sequence ATGGATAAGCATTATTTATTGAATGAATTCCCTGAACAAAAAGAAAAGATCCAGGAATTGAAAGTTTCTGATGCCCACTTTAAAAAATTGTATGAAGAATATAATGCAGTGAACCATGAAGTGGAGCGTATTGAGAATGGCCTGGAACCCACTTCCGACGTGTTTTTGAATGATTTGAAATTAAAGCGTGTAACGTTGAAGGATGAATTGTATGGAATGTTAGAGAAAGGGTGA
- a CDS encoding arylsulfatase, with the protein MISASINLLKKTLFSGLAFLLFLSPQLSFSQSDPREVRKEVFKGEIKLDVRDSKADWVPYTPKKAPKGAPNVLFVLYDDTGLASWSPFGGAINMPTLDKLAKNGLIYTQWHTTALCSPTRSTLLTGRNHHLTGNAAITEGANGFPGAHGRIPEQTATIGQILQDNGWSTFWMGKNHNVPEQDVSSGGSRKQWPTQMGFDRFYGFIGGETNQWYPDLIEDNHFIEAPYGPEKGYHLSKDLADKALEYIRDQKATNPSKPWFMWYCPGANHAPHHAPADYIAKYKGKFDGGYDAYRKWVLPRMIERGIIPKGTDLTEFNPLPPNVSSPADYVRPWNELKPEEKKLFSRLAEVYAAFSEYTDVQVGRIIDYLEKTGQLENTVVIYAADNGASGEGSPNGSVNENKFFNGYPDELAENLKYMNVMGGPDTYEHFPTGWAAAFSTPFKMFKRYSEYAGGTSDPLVISWPKGIKARGEVRNQYHHSTDIVPTILEICGLEMPKVYKGVGQYPITGTSMKYTFDATPDAPTQKHRQYYAMLGTRAIWEDGWKAVALHAPLTSKGHFDQDEWELYNVNTDRAESKNLAKENPEKLKQLIAAWFDEADRNLVLPLDDRSAVEQLGIERPSEEEPRERYLYFPGTAPVPEGVAVNVRGRSFKIIADVTIKDINASGVIFAHGSRFGGHTLFIKNKKLYYVYNFLGIKPEQKLISGELKPGKYTLGMEFIREKTGEHGEQIGQAKLYVNDKMVAKGPMKTQAGKFTLSGDGLCVGYDSGDAVSSEYKTPGTFKGGTILGVGITVEKAQYLDLQKEAQRALYRD; encoded by the coding sequence ATGATTTCTGCAAGCATTAACCTGTTAAAAAAAACCCTGTTTTCAGGCCTCGCCTTCTTATTGTTCTTATCCCCGCAGCTTTCCTTTTCGCAATCTGATCCCAGGGAAGTCAGGAAAGAAGTTTTTAAAGGCGAAATCAAATTAGATGTACGCGATTCCAAAGCTGACTGGGTGCCTTATACCCCAAAAAAAGCCCCCAAAGGTGCGCCGAATGTATTGTTTGTTTTGTATGATGATACAGGCTTAGCGTCCTGGTCGCCATTTGGTGGTGCGATCAATATGCCCACCCTGGATAAACTGGCCAAAAACGGCCTTATTTATACCCAGTGGCATACTACTGCCCTTTGTTCGCCAACCCGATCAACTTTATTAACCGGCCGCAATCACCACCTTACCGGAAATGCCGCGATTACTGAAGGCGCTAATGGCTTTCCTGGTGCACACGGCCGTATTCCTGAACAGACAGCAACAATTGGCCAGATATTACAGGATAACGGCTGGAGTACCTTCTGGATGGGAAAAAACCACAATGTTCCTGAACAGGATGTTTCATCCGGCGGAAGCCGCAAACAGTGGCCAACCCAAATGGGCTTTGACCGCTTTTATGGTTTTATTGGTGGGGAAACCAACCAATGGTATCCCGACCTGATCGAAGACAACCATTTCATTGAAGCCCCCTATGGACCTGAAAAAGGCTATCACCTGTCCAAAGACCTGGCCGATAAAGCCCTGGAATATATCCGTGACCAGAAAGCGACCAACCCCTCCAAACCCTGGTTCATGTGGTATTGTCCGGGTGCCAACCATGCCCCCCACCATGCCCCGGCGGATTATATCGCCAAATACAAAGGTAAATTCGACGGTGGCTATGATGCCTATCGCAAATGGGTATTGCCCCGTATGATCGAAAGAGGTATCATTCCAAAAGGCACCGACCTCACCGAATTCAACCCACTTCCGCCTAATGTGAGCAGTCCGGCTGACTATGTGCGCCCCTGGAATGAACTGAAACCGGAAGAGAAAAAACTGTTTTCACGGCTCGCCGAAGTTTACGCCGCCTTCTCGGAATATACAGACGTTCAGGTAGGAAGGATTATTGATTACCTGGAGAAAACCGGACAATTAGAAAACACCGTGGTGATTTATGCAGCAGATAACGGTGCTTCCGGTGAAGGATCACCCAATGGATCTGTAAATGAAAATAAATTCTTCAATGGTTATCCGGATGAGCTGGCAGAGAACCTGAAATATATGAATGTGATGGGTGGACCGGATACCTACGAGCATTTCCCAACAGGCTGGGCAGCGGCATTTTCCACACCTTTTAAAATGTTCAAGCGCTACAGTGAATATGCTGGTGGAACATCTGATCCTTTAGTGATCTCCTGGCCCAAAGGCATCAAAGCCCGTGGTGAAGTGCGTAACCAATACCACCACTCAACAGATATTGTTCCGACCATCCTGGAAATATGCGGACTGGAAATGCCCAAGGTATATAAAGGTGTAGGGCAATATCCTATAACCGGCACCTCCATGAAATATACTTTTGATGCAACCCCGGACGCACCAACACAAAAACACCGGCAATATTATGCCATGCTGGGCACCCGGGCTATTTGGGAAGATGGCTGGAAAGCAGTTGCTTTACACGCTCCATTAACCAGTAAAGGACATTTCGACCAGGATGAATGGGAGCTGTATAATGTAAATACCGACCGTGCAGAATCAAAGAACCTTGCCAAAGAAAATCCGGAAAAACTAAAACAACTCATCGCTGCCTGGTTTGATGAAGCAGACAGAAACCTGGTATTACCATTGGACGACCGGTCAGCTGTTGAACAGCTCGGTATTGAAAGACCGTCTGAAGAGGAACCCAGGGAACGTTATTTGTATTTCCCGGGAACTGCACCAGTTCCGGAAGGTGTGGCGGTAAATGTTCGTGGCCGTTCATTCAAGATCATAGCTGATGTAACGATCAAAGACATCAACGCCAGTGGGGTCATCTTTGCTCATGGTTCGAGGTTTGGTGGCCATACATTGTTCATCAAGAATAAAAAACTGTATTATGTCTATAATTTCCTTGGCATCAAGCCCGAACAGAAATTGATCTCGGGTGAACTTAAACCCGGGAAATATACCCTGGGTATGGAATTCATCCGCGAGAAAACCGGGGAACATGGGGAACAAATCGGCCAGGCCAAATTATATGTAAATGATAAAATGGTAGCGAAGGGTCCCATGAAAACACAAGCAGGAAAATTCACCCTGTCAGGAGATGGCTTGTGTGTGGGATATGATAGTGGTGATGCAGTAAGCAGTGAATATAAAACTCCAGGTACTTTTAAAGGCGGAACTATCCTGGGTGTTGGTATTACAGTTGAAAAGGCCCAGTACCTTGATTTGCAGAAGGAAGCACAAAGGGCATTGTACAGGGATTAA
- a CDS encoding ABC-F family ATP-binding cassette domain-containing protein encodes MISVNNVTLSFGKRVLFDEVNLNFTKGNCYGVIGANGAGKSTFIKILSGEIEPTKGSVTISPGERLAVLKQNHFAFDEVTVLHTVLMGHQKMWDVMQERDTIYAKADFSEEDGMRAGELEGEFGEMGGYTAESDAGSMLSELGVPEQFHQSLMKDIPGNLKLRVLLAQAIFGNPDILLLDEPTNGLDIETISWLENFLADYENIVLVVSHDRHFLDAVCTHVADVDRQKIKIFTGNYTFWYESSQLMSRQINDKNKKTEEKRAALMEFIARFSANASKSKQATSRKKALEKLTIDEIEPSNRRYPGIIFQPQREVGNQILNVEKLASSVDGRALFDKVTFSINKGDKIAFLSKDPLAVTSFFEIITNHRKADKGTFEWGTTITSAYLPVENNEFFNNNLSLMDWLRQYVPPQVTDADEPFLRGFLGKMLFGGDDILKKTSVLSGGEKVRCMLSRMMLQNPNLIILDQPTNHLDLESIQSFNEGCQNFPGIVLMTSHDHTFMQTVANRIIELTPGGIIDRLMTFDEYLEDARVKQLRAELYGEKVMA; translated from the coding sequence ATGATTTCAGTTAATAATGTAACGCTGTCTTTTGGTAAAAGGGTTTTGTTTGATGAAGTGAACCTGAACTTCACCAAAGGCAACTGTTATGGGGTTATTGGTGCCAATGGTGCCGGAAAGTCGACTTTCATTAAGATCTTGTCTGGAGAAATTGAACCAACCAAAGGTTCTGTTACCATTTCCCCGGGTGAGCGTCTGGCTGTATTGAAGCAGAACCACTTTGCTTTCGATGAAGTAACTGTGCTCCATACGGTGTTGATGGGGCACCAGAAAATGTGGGATGTGATGCAGGAAAGGGACACTATTTATGCCAAAGCTGATTTCTCTGAAGAGGACGGTATGCGTGCCGGTGAACTGGAAGGTGAATTTGGTGAAATGGGCGGATACACCGCAGAGAGTGATGCGGGAAGCATGCTGAGTGAACTTGGGGTACCTGAGCAATTCCACCAGAGCCTCATGAAAGATATTCCGGGTAACCTCAAACTTAGGGTGCTATTGGCCCAGGCCATCTTTGGTAATCCCGATATATTATTATTAGACGAACCTACCAACGGCCTTGATATTGAGACGATTAGCTGGCTGGAAAACTTCCTTGCCGATTACGAGAACATTGTTTTGGTGGTATCACATGACCGGCACTTTTTAGATGCTGTTTGTACCCATGTGGCCGATGTGGACCGCCAGAAGATCAAGATATTCACGGGTAACTATACTTTCTGGTATGAGAGTTCACAGTTGATGAGCCGGCAGATCAATGACAAGAATAAGAAGACCGAGGAAAAGCGCGCTGCCCTGATGGAATTTATCGCCCGGTTCAGTGCAAATGCCTCAAAATCAAAACAAGCCACCAGTCGGAAAAAAGCCCTTGAGAAGCTGACGATCGATGAGATCGAACCTTCTAACCGCCGCTACCCGGGTATTATTTTCCAACCCCAGCGCGAAGTGGGTAACCAGATCCTGAATGTCGAAAAACTGGCTTCTTCTGTTGATGGCCGTGCATTATTTGATAAAGTAACCTTCAGTATCAATAAAGGCGATAAAATTGCTTTCCTCAGCAAGGATCCCCTGGCGGTGACCAGTTTTTTTGAGATCATTACCAATCATAGAAAGGCAGATAAAGGCACATTTGAATGGGGCACCACCATTACATCCGCATACCTCCCTGTTGAGAACAATGAGTTCTTCAATAATAACCTGTCGCTGATGGATTGGCTACGCCAGTACGTCCCACCCCAGGTGACCGATGCCGATGAGCCTTTTTTACGCGGCTTCCTGGGGAAAATGTTATTTGGCGGGGATGATATCCTGAAAAAGACCAGTGTGCTAAGCGGTGGTGAGAAAGTACGTTGTATGTTAAGCCGTATGATGCTGCAGAACCCCAACCTGATCATTCTGGATCAGCCCACTAACCACCTTGACCTGGAAAGCATCCAGAGCTTTAACGAAGGCTGCCAGAATTTCCCGGGTATAGTGCTGATGACATCCCATGACCACACTTTCATGCAAACGGTGGCCAACCGGATCATTGAACTAACACCTGGTGGCATCATCGATCGCCTGATGACCTTCGATGAATACCTGGAAGATGCCAGGGTAAAGCAATTGCGGGCAGAACTGTATGGTGAAAAGGTAATGGCGTAG
- a CDS encoding succinate dehydrogenase/fumarate reductase iron-sulfur subunit: protein MEHGTMNLTLKVWKQQNSQDKGRFETYPVQGISKEMSFLEMFDVLNEQLISDGKDPIAFDHDCREGICGMCSMYINGRPHGPWHANTTCQLHMREYKDGDVIVVEPWRASAFPVIKDLMVDRSSFDRIIQAGGFISVNTGNAVDANATPVEKDKADSAFAAAACIGCGACVAACKNSSAMLFLSAKVSHLALLPQGAPERKTRVLNMVAQMDKEGFGACTNTGACEAVCPKEISLSNIARLNAEYIGAGLVSEK, encoded by the coding sequence ATGGAACACGGTACAATGAATCTGACCTTGAAAGTCTGGAAACAACAAAACAGCCAGGATAAAGGACGCTTTGAAACTTATCCTGTGCAGGGTATTTCTAAGGAAATGTCTTTCCTTGAAATGTTTGACGTGCTGAATGAACAACTGATCAGTGATGGAAAGGATCCTATTGCATTTGACCACGATTGTCGTGAAGGAATCTGCGGTATGTGTTCCATGTATATCAATGGAAGGCCACATGGTCCCTGGCATGCGAATACCACCTGCCAGTTGCACATGCGCGAATACAAGGATGGCGATGTTATTGTTGTTGAGCCCTGGAGGGCCAGTGCCTTCCCGGTGATCAAAGACCTGATGGTAGACCGTAGTTCATTTGACCGCATTATACAGGCAGGCGGATTTATTTCTGTAAACACCGGTAATGCGGTGGATGCCAATGCCACACCTGTTGAAAAGGATAAGGCCGATTCCGCTTTTGCAGCGGCAGCCTGTATCGGTTGCGGGGCCTGCGTTGCAGCCTGCAAGAACAGTTCAGCAATGTTATTCCTGTCTGCCAAAGTTTCACACCTGGCCTTGTTACCACAAGGCGCTCCCGAACGGAAGACCCGTGTGTTGAACATGGTGGCGCAAATGGATAAGGAAGGATTCGGTGCATGCACTAACACAGGAGCCTGTGAAGCGGTTTGTCCAAAGGAAATCTCTTTGAGCAATATCGCCAGGCTGAATGCAGAATATATTGGAGCAGGATTGGTGTCGGAGAAGTAG
- a CDS encoding helix-turn-helix domain-containing protein has product MEKITDWYFAVIFFAGFLGFVVAGILFYLNKNNSFPARLLAGFLVCISYLAINFGLMVTTFYLHFPHLWRAFGWTSFCYAPLAYIYVRSVLEQSYSFKRKDFLWFLPAILYTINLLPFYLWPAAEKIEFLENLLATPRLILREPEGLLPQGWGVWARLVIGVVATTGQFLLLAKWKKKILEAEKRIEQNIVIFRWLSLFSLVNAIFYTLVFIAFIFHFSGSSNYNYPIIFTICGTIFFVCISLLVRPSILYGMTGWLQEPEPTLLPEPDNEQRKNSLSISQGTAYKEAIENHFRTKLPFRKNGYTIGELSQELNIPSYQLSAFINQEYGKNFNELINQFRVNYLVDLVKTSPDYHQFTLEALGKEAGFNTRAAFISAVKKNTGKTPSDYFGRKTEAIEA; this is encoded by the coding sequence ATGGAAAAAATCACTGACTGGTATTTCGCTGTCATTTTCTTTGCCGGCTTTTTGGGATTTGTCGTAGCAGGAATACTTTTCTATTTAAACAAAAACAATTCCTTCCCGGCACGTTTATTAGCTGGTTTCCTGGTTTGCATTTCCTACCTCGCCATCAATTTCGGACTGATGGTAACCACTTTTTACCTTCATTTTCCGCATTTATGGCGTGCGTTTGGCTGGACTTCATTTTGTTATGCACCTTTAGCCTATATATATGTAAGAAGCGTCCTGGAACAATCCTATAGTTTCAAACGGAAAGACTTTTTATGGTTCCTGCCGGCAATTTTATATACCATCAACCTACTGCCATTTTATCTCTGGCCTGCAGCGGAGAAAATTGAATTCCTGGAAAATTTGCTGGCAACTCCCCGGCTAATTTTGAGGGAGCCTGAAGGACTGCTTCCGCAAGGCTGGGGCGTTTGGGCAAGATTGGTGATTGGCGTAGTTGCGACAACGGGCCAATTCCTGTTGCTGGCCAAATGGAAAAAAAAGATACTGGAAGCTGAAAAGCGCATTGAACAGAATATTGTTATTTTCCGTTGGCTTTCCTTATTCTCACTCGTCAATGCCATCTTTTATACCCTTGTTTTCATAGCTTTTATCTTTCATTTCTCAGGATCTTCCAACTATAATTACCCAATTATCTTTACCATTTGCGGCACCATCTTTTTTGTTTGCATTTCATTGCTGGTAAGGCCTTCCATATTGTATGGTATGACAGGGTGGCTGCAGGAACCAGAACCCACCCTTCTCCCTGAACCAGATAATGAACAAAGAAAAAACTCCTTAAGTATTTCCCAGGGAACTGCTTATAAGGAAGCCATTGAAAATCACTTCAGGACAAAACTCCCGTTTCGGAAGAATGGCTATACCATCGGTGAACTGTCGCAGGAACTAAACATCCCATCCTATCAATTGTCAGCATTTATAAACCAGGAATATGGGAAAAACTTCAATGAACTGATCAACCAGTTCAGGGTAAATTACCTGGTTGACCTGGTAAAAACTTCTCCTGATTACCATCAATTCACTTTAGAAGCACTTGGTAAGGAAGCTGGATTCAATACCCGGGCGGCATTTATTTCTGCAGTAAAAAAGAATACCGGAAAAACGCCTTCCGATTATTTTGGGCGGAAAACGGAAGCGATTGAGGCCTGA
- a CDS encoding DUF308 domain-containing protein, giving the protein MLLKKWWLMVAQGILLLLLSSFFLTNPKQLISSTGIQVASIALLTGAIAVLGYFLANPNDKDMIEMLSGVFSIVAGVFFLTGGSLAHQLISWLYAGFMALNALLTIHTCWFLKSEISWWWMSIVFLAYTLLVIYLFVTGDSTMNTPLNIIIGLQFLLTGLFSILLATAVNKLEREFSKTIQEIINQRNT; this is encoded by the coding sequence ATGCTTTTAAAAAAATGGTGGCTAATGGTTGCCCAGGGGATATTGCTGCTGTTATTGAGTTCTTTTTTCCTTACAAATCCCAAACAGCTGATTTCCTCCACAGGAATCCAGGTTGCCAGTATTGCTTTGCTGACCGGTGCGATTGCCGTGTTGGGGTATTTCCTGGCTAATCCCAATGATAAAGACATGATCGAAATGCTATCTGGTGTTTTCAGCATAGTTGCCGGCGTATTTTTTCTTACCGGTGGCAGCCTTGCCCACCAGCTGATCAGCTGGCTATATGCCGGATTCATGGCCTTAAATGCTTTACTGACCATTCACACCTGCTGGTTCTTAAAATCCGAAATCAGCTGGTGGTGGATGTCCATTGTTTTCCTCGCTTATACCTTATTGGTTATTTACCTGTTCGTTACAGGTGACTCCACAATGAATACACCCTTGAACATTATAATTGGACTGCAGTTTCTGTTAACCGGGCTGTTTTCCATTTTGCTGGCAACAGCAGTGAACAAACTGGAACGTGAATTCAGTAAAACGATCCAGGAAATCATCAATCAGCGCAACACATAA